In the Kribbella sp. NBC_00482 genome, one interval contains:
- a CDS encoding TetR/AcrR family transcriptional regulator: MSRTPRNTLSADLIVRTALELMEAKGTDAFSLRGVAGELGVGPMALYTYFRNKDDLYDAVRDHLMGLLPSVPSDEPWPDQVRAVCRSLRLLMLQHPCLAQLLAGRPLSGHETARVAEGLLGVLRAAGFDPETAARTHTTLFTYVLGSTSWEIQMAAERRDPEAWRRLRTSMESLSARDFPSVVELAPELARTTGGDEQFDYGLDLLLAGLQLRTPS, from the coding sequence ATGTCTAGGACGCCGCGGAACACCCTGAGCGCCGACCTGATCGTGCGGACGGCGCTGGAGCTGATGGAGGCGAAAGGCACCGACGCGTTCAGCCTGCGCGGGGTCGCCGGCGAGCTCGGGGTCGGCCCGATGGCGCTCTACACCTACTTCCGGAACAAGGACGATCTGTACGACGCCGTCCGCGATCACCTGATGGGGCTCCTGCCCTCCGTCCCGTCGGACGAGCCGTGGCCGGACCAGGTGCGAGCCGTGTGCCGGTCGTTGCGGCTGTTGATGCTCCAGCACCCTTGCCTTGCGCAACTACTCGCCGGACGGCCGCTGAGCGGGCACGAGACGGCGCGGGTCGCTGAGGGTCTGCTCGGCGTACTGCGGGCTGCCGGGTTCGACCCGGAGACGGCCGCACGGACGCACACGACGTTGTTCACGTACGTGCTCGGCTCGACGTCGTGGGAGATCCAGATGGCGGCCGAACGCCGCGATCCCGAGGCATGGCGGCGGCTGCGCACCTCGATGGAGTCGCTGTCGGCGCGGGACTTCCCGTCGGTCGTCGAACTGGCGCCGGAGCTGGCCCGTACGACGGGCGGCGACGAACAGTTCGACTACGGCCTGGATCTACTACTGGCCGGACTGCAGCTCAGAACACCATCGTGA
- a CDS encoding quinone oxidoreductase family protein, with translation MRAIQITEFGGPEVLKVSDVPAPVAGEGQVLITVDRAGINYADTHQVENSYLSKTELPLIPGGEVVGHTADGRRVVALVGSGGYAEQAVAHAPYAWDVPEGVSDGDALALVLQGTTAWHLLKTSTHLQPGESVLVHAGAGGVGSLAVQLAKLWGAGRVIATASSEEKRKQVLELGADAAIDGTPEGLKDRILEANGGKPVDIVLEMVGGQTFDESFAALGRFGRLVTFGAASRQSAAPIDSSRLMKGSKTIAGFWLADCFANPQLLGGPLTELFDLTAGGKLRPIVGGEYALSDVASAHEDMRARRTVGKLLLDPTR, from the coding sequence ATGCGAGCCATTCAGATCACCGAGTTCGGCGGACCCGAGGTCCTCAAGGTCAGCGATGTCCCGGCGCCGGTCGCCGGCGAGGGGCAGGTCCTGATCACGGTCGACCGCGCGGGCATCAACTACGCGGACACGCACCAGGTCGAGAACAGTTACCTCTCCAAGACCGAGCTGCCGCTGATCCCGGGCGGCGAGGTCGTCGGCCACACCGCGGACGGCCGCCGGGTGGTCGCGCTCGTCGGGTCCGGTGGCTATGCGGAGCAGGCTGTCGCCCACGCGCCGTACGCCTGGGATGTCCCGGAAGGTGTCAGCGACGGCGACGCGCTGGCGCTCGTGCTGCAGGGCACCACCGCGTGGCACCTGCTCAAGACGTCGACGCACCTGCAGCCGGGCGAGTCCGTCCTGGTGCACGCCGGTGCCGGCGGTGTCGGTTCGCTCGCCGTTCAGCTCGCCAAGCTCTGGGGCGCGGGCCGCGTGATCGCGACCGCCTCCAGCGAGGAGAAGCGCAAGCAGGTCCTCGAGCTGGGCGCCGACGCCGCGATCGACGGTACGCCGGAAGGCCTGAAGGACCGCATCCTCGAGGCGAACGGCGGCAAGCCCGTCGACATCGTGCTCGAGATGGTCGGCGGCCAGACCTTCGACGAGTCGTTCGCCGCACTGGGCCGCTTCGGCCGCCTGGTCACCTTCGGTGCCGCGTCCCGGCAGTCGGCCGCGCCGATCGACTCGAGCCGGTTGATGAAGGGTTCGAAGACGATCGCCGGCTTCTGGCTGGCCGACTGCTTCGCGAACCCGCAGCTGCTCGGCGGTCCGCTGACCGAGCTGTTCGACCTGACCGCGGGCGGCAAGCTCCGCCCGATCGTCGGCGGCGAGTACGCGCTGTCCGACGTCGCCTCCGCCCACGAAGACATGCGAGCTCGCCGGACCGTCGGCAAGCTCCTGCTCGACCCCACTCGCTAG
- a CDS encoding organic hydroperoxide resistance protein: protein MTIAVEKVLYTARATANGGRDGKVATDDGKLDVLVVPPAEMGGSGNGTNPEQLFAAGYAACFHSALKVVARKARLAQDVMDGSTVTAEVGIGPINGGAGYGLEVALVVSLPGLDNAVAEDLVAKAHQVCPYSNATRGNINVDLKVA, encoded by the coding sequence ATGACTATCGCTGTTGAGAAGGTTCTGTACACCGCCCGCGCCACCGCGAACGGCGGCCGGGACGGCAAGGTCGCCACCGACGACGGCAAGCTCGACGTCCTCGTCGTACCGCCGGCCGAGATGGGTGGCTCCGGCAACGGAACCAACCCGGAGCAGCTGTTCGCGGCCGGCTACGCGGCCTGCTTCCACAGTGCGCTGAAGGTCGTGGCCCGCAAGGCCCGTCTGGCCCAAGATGTTATGGACGGCTCGACCGTCACCGCCGAGGTCGGCATCGGCCCGATCAACGGCGGCGCCGGCTACGGCCTCGAGGTCGCGCTGGTCGTCAGCCTGCCCGGCCTGGACAACGCGGTCGCCGAGGACCTCGTCGCCAAGGCACACCAGGTCTGCCCGTACTCCAACGCCACCCGCGGCAACATCAACGTCGACCTCAAGGTCGCCTGA
- a CDS encoding helix-turn-helix domain-containing protein — protein MLGGQLRRMRESAGISRADAGWQIRASESKVSRMELGRVGFKERDVSDLLELYGMADEGERFRLMELSRAANNPGWWSRYGDVMPSWFANYVGLEVAATLIRTYEVMFVPGLLQTEEYARSVVQMGKSFLPNQEVDQRVELRVTRQQILTRPNPARLWVVIDESVLHRPVGGEDVMRAQIEHLLKWSQQPNITLQVMPFSSVGYPGAGGAFSLLRFPDGDLPDIVYIEHAASAVYLDKVEEVDEYVAIMEGLTISAAPVSATEGLLEEALARM, from the coding sequence ATGCTCGGTGGGCAGTTGCGGCGGATGCGTGAATCCGCCGGGATCAGTCGTGCCGACGCGGGCTGGCAGATCCGGGCGTCGGAGTCCAAGGTCAGCCGGATGGAGCTCGGCCGCGTCGGGTTCAAGGAGCGCGACGTCAGCGACCTGCTCGAGCTCTACGGCATGGCCGACGAGGGCGAGCGCTTCCGGTTGATGGAGCTGTCCCGGGCCGCGAACAACCCGGGTTGGTGGTCCCGTTACGGCGACGTGATGCCGAGCTGGTTCGCGAACTACGTCGGGCTCGAGGTCGCCGCGACGCTGATCCGGACGTACGAGGTGATGTTCGTCCCGGGCCTGTTGCAGACCGAGGAGTACGCGCGGTCCGTCGTACAGATGGGCAAGTCGTTCCTGCCGAATCAGGAGGTCGACCAGCGGGTGGAGCTGCGGGTGACCCGGCAGCAGATCCTCACCCGGCCGAACCCGGCCCGGCTGTGGGTCGTCATCGACGAGTCGGTGCTGCACCGTCCGGTCGGCGGCGAGGACGTGATGCGGGCGCAGATCGAGCACCTGCTCAAGTGGTCGCAGCAGCCGAACATCACGTTGCAGGTGATGCCGTTCAGCAGCGTCGGGTACCCGGGCGCCGGCGGCGCGTTCAGCCTGCTGCGGTTCCCGGACGGCGACCTGCCGGACATCGTCTACATCGAGCACGCGGCGAGCGCGGTCTACCTGGACAAGGTCGAAGAGGTCGACGAGTACGTCGCGATCATGGAAGGGCTGACGATCTCCGCAGCCCCGGTCTCCGCGACCGAGGGCCTCTTGGAAGAGGCCCTCGCGCGGATGTGA
- a CDS encoding WD40 repeat domain-containing protein: MHNSPPGFVELPPIASGPDDFLSALRNADWSAFEPSRDLPPLRDALAELQVEHGVTDAHRFATEQIRSAGAVLRHPDGHLVEIDALALSPCGRYLAVGSWCGDDYDRGGVLQVWELHFGRCVNKLDGVPGGVGWPGYARSIQWSPDGQRVAMAFNTNMVGLWDPFGADGEDPIGDASVTDGGSRPPDFAFAPDGTHAYIGMRAPREVHGCIARLDRKHFFYNAYDEDGPQPAWLAETLPPAIKARLGDNELFFEQVFWSRDGSRIYGYSRRNWAASIDVHSGQVVWLDGADTHGQAPAWSLDERLVAVHLDGRLLIADALSGALVGELPGLPGAQLCWGARGRLAAVLTDHHFPRVVVHDPDGRSHHLHVAPKEADWELPDAGVWAWSPDGEFAACLTSADRIEIWSPGQYPEAVDVFDVPEDITGVIWGADGVIVAAGRTRLRFIEASTGDVLGDFRFLREPYAARPLELDGDDIGLDLQDEDQGDPSFVLDEDTWAAAFAPGLVIAPDDRRDDLDLLLAWAVDRRYAWPTWWGELDIVPDAESAAGRLGAPYDEYLEPFVGAAEPAPAVTWPPPNTATVDDLFQLALDSVGPLRTSWDHHVSESLRHAARLRARRGEAQGAMELLAAVPTPSERLRGTADVALILAAAGLLDDARAVFTVTDADIDAVLDEYNVPFIASSIGGAYTALGDAARGDAWFARARAAIEPETNPGEHRLAVAWALVECGRVEEARAVWQGATTTPSTFYTTPFLAYLVRTGRDAFARELFTLKSTSGTDYVSYSEDGTQEYLGHLEEGWFDGWEGVEVLAALGRPDLIREWARVFGDGYAYEDVLAKAEATARDGSLHPTPAEISGLVDEYGTLLKTPRARREHPTQLLVLQAAACGHLGAVLNLIPALPDDDFNGRPGSAFRALWIAATGADVEPW, from the coding sequence GTGCACAACTCACCGCCCGGGTTCGTGGAGCTCCCTCCAATTGCAAGCGGTCCTGACGACTTCCTGTCGGCATTGCGGAACGCCGACTGGTCGGCGTTCGAGCCCTCTCGTGACCTGCCTCCACTGCGCGACGCACTTGCTGAGCTCCAGGTGGAACACGGGGTCACGGACGCGCACCGGTTCGCGACCGAACAGATCAGGTCGGCCGGTGCGGTACTCCGCCACCCCGACGGGCATCTGGTCGAGATCGACGCGTTGGCGCTCAGTCCCTGTGGGCGCTACCTTGCGGTCGGCTCGTGGTGCGGCGACGACTACGACCGCGGCGGTGTGCTGCAGGTCTGGGAGCTCCATTTCGGGCGCTGTGTCAACAAGCTGGACGGAGTCCCCGGCGGCGTGGGCTGGCCCGGGTACGCCCGCAGCATCCAGTGGTCGCCCGACGGGCAGCGGGTCGCGATGGCGTTCAACACCAACATGGTGGGGTTGTGGGACCCGTTCGGCGCGGACGGCGAGGATCCGATCGGCGATGCCTCGGTGACCGACGGCGGTTCGCGTCCGCCGGACTTCGCGTTCGCGCCCGACGGAACGCACGCCTACATCGGGATGCGGGCCCCGCGTGAGGTCCACGGCTGCATCGCCCGACTCGACCGGAAACACTTCTTCTACAACGCGTACGACGAAGACGGTCCGCAGCCCGCGTGGCTGGCCGAGACCCTACCGCCGGCGATCAAGGCACGGCTCGGCGACAACGAACTCTTCTTCGAGCAGGTCTTCTGGTCACGGGACGGCTCGCGGATCTACGGCTACAGCCGACGCAACTGGGCGGCGTCGATCGACGTTCACAGCGGCCAGGTGGTGTGGCTCGACGGAGCCGACACGCACGGCCAGGCCCCGGCCTGGAGTCTCGACGAGCGCCTGGTGGCGGTTCACCTGGACGGGCGCCTGCTGATCGCCGACGCCCTCAGCGGTGCGCTGGTCGGCGAGCTCCCTGGACTGCCCGGTGCCCAGCTGTGCTGGGGAGCCCGTGGCCGGCTGGCCGCGGTCCTGACCGACCACCACTTCCCTCGCGTGGTCGTGCACGACCCTGACGGACGCAGCCACCACCTCCACGTGGCGCCGAAGGAAGCGGACTGGGAGCTTCCCGACGCGGGAGTCTGGGCATGGTCACCGGACGGCGAGTTCGCCGCCTGCCTCACCTCGGCCGATCGGATCGAGATCTGGTCGCCTGGGCAGTACCCGGAGGCCGTGGACGTCTTCGACGTACCCGAGGACATCACCGGCGTGATCTGGGGCGCGGACGGCGTCATCGTCGCGGCCGGCCGGACCAGGCTGCGATTCATCGAAGCCTCGACCGGCGACGTGCTCGGCGACTTCCGCTTCCTGCGCGAGCCGTACGCTGCGCGCCCGCTCGAGCTCGACGGTGACGACATCGGCCTCGACCTCCAGGACGAGGACCAGGGCGACCCCTCGTTCGTCCTCGACGAGGACACCTGGGCTGCGGCGTTCGCGCCGGGTCTCGTGATCGCCCCCGATGACCGGCGCGACGACCTGGACCTGCTGCTCGCCTGGGCGGTCGACCGGCGGTACGCCTGGCCCACGTGGTGGGGCGAACTGGACATCGTCCCGGACGCGGAGAGCGCGGCCGGACGCCTCGGAGCGCCGTACGACGAATACCTCGAGCCGTTCGTCGGCGCAGCCGAACCCGCGCCCGCCGTGACCTGGCCACCGCCGAACACAGCGACCGTGGACGACCTGTTCCAGCTCGCGCTGGACTCCGTCGGGCCGTTGCGGACGAGCTGGGATCACCATGTCAGCGAGAGCCTCCGGCACGCGGCTCGGCTGCGCGCACGGCGCGGCGAAGCGCAAGGCGCGATGGAACTGCTGGCCGCCGTGCCCACTCCGAGCGAGCGCCTCCGCGGCACCGCCGACGTCGCGCTGATCCTGGCCGCTGCCGGCCTGCTCGACGATGCCCGGGCCGTCTTCACCGTGACCGACGCCGACATCGACGCCGTACTCGACGAGTACAACGTGCCGTTCATCGCGTCGTCGATCGGCGGCGCCTACACCGCACTCGGCGACGCCGCCCGGGGCGATGCCTGGTTCGCCCGCGCCCGGGCCGCGATCGAGCCCGAGACCAATCCGGGCGAGCATCGCCTGGCCGTTGCATGGGCACTGGTCGAATGCGGCCGCGTCGAGGAGGCTCGCGCCGTCTGGCAGGGCGCAACCACCACGCCGTCGACGTTCTACACCACACCGTTCCTGGCGTACCTGGTACGAACGGGACGAGACGCCTTCGCCCGCGAGCTCTTCACGCTCAAGAGCACGTCGGGGACAGACTACGTCTCCTACTCCGAGGACGGTACGCAGGAATACCTCGGGCATCTCGAGGAGGGCTGGTTCGACGGTTGGGAAGGTGTGGAGGTGCTCGCTGCCCTCGGGCGTCCGGACCTGATTCGTGAGTGGGCGCGGGTCTTCGGCGACGGCTACGCCTACGAAGACGTGCTCGCAAAGGCCGAAGCCACCGCACGCGACGGAAGTCTCCACCCGACACCGGCCGAGATCTCCGGTCTGGTGGACGAGTACGGCACGCTGCTGAAGACGCCGCGCGCCCGGCGTGAACACCCGACCCAGTTGCTCGTCCTGCAGGCCGCCGCCTGCGGTCACCTCGGCGCGGTTCTGAACCTGATCCCGGCGTTGCCGGACGACGACTTCAACGGTCGACCCGGTTCCGCCTTCCGCGCCCTCTGGATCGCGGCGACGGGCGCCGACGTCGAACCCTGGTGA
- a CDS encoding GNAT family N-acetyltransferase, producing the protein MENEISVVDAKERSRYEAVDAEGNLMGFVDYRLHPGVISFVHAETLPEFRGQGVAGRIATQSLDDARALGLRVKPLCPFYIDFLTDHTEYADLVKREGE; encoded by the coding sequence ATGGAGAACGAGATCAGTGTCGTGGACGCCAAGGAGCGGAGCCGGTACGAAGCGGTCGACGCCGAAGGCAATCTGATGGGATTCGTCGACTACAGGCTGCACCCCGGTGTGATCAGCTTCGTGCATGCCGAGACGCTGCCGGAATTCCGCGGCCAGGGCGTGGCCGGCCGGATCGCGACCCAGTCGCTCGACGATGCCCGGGCGCTCGGGCTCCGGGTCAAGCCGCTCTGCCCGTTCTACATCGACTTCCTGACCGATCACACCGAGTACGCCGACCTCGTGAAGCGGGAGGGCGAGTGA
- a CDS encoding YbaK/EbsC family protein has translation MTVLGKLEWKAAAEVPELLAEPVRDGIGSIPASAAAIDPGLADTAAFCAEYDVPMAASANCVIVHGKRAGESTYAAVMVLATHRADVNGVIRKHLGVRKISFAAQDDAVSTTRMEYGGITPIGLPADWPVLVDEAVANAGPVVIGSGMRASKLLVDGADLAKLPTAEVLQLAAPAN, from the coding sequence GTGACGGTACTGGGCAAGCTCGAGTGGAAGGCCGCCGCCGAGGTCCCGGAGTTGCTGGCCGAGCCGGTCCGCGACGGCATCGGATCGATCCCGGCGTCCGCGGCCGCGATCGATCCCGGCCTGGCCGACACGGCCGCGTTCTGCGCCGAGTACGACGTACCGATGGCCGCGTCGGCGAACTGCGTGATCGTCCACGGCAAGCGCGCCGGTGAGTCGACGTACGCCGCGGTGATGGTGCTCGCCACCCACCGGGCCGACGTGAACGGCGTGATCCGCAAGCACCTCGGCGTCCGGAAGATCTCGTTCGCCGCGCAGGACGACGCGGTCAGCACGACCAGGATGGAGTACGGCGGCATCACGCCGATCGGACTGCCCGCCGACTGGCCGGTCCTGGTCGACGAGGCGGTCGCGAACGCCGGTCCGGTCGTGATCGGCAGCGGTATGCGCGCCTCCAAACTCCTCGTCGACGGCGCCGACCTGGCCAAGCTCCCCACCGCCGAAGTGCTGCAGCTCGCCGCACCCGCTAACTGA
- a CDS encoding MFS transporter — MSSEHALEHGKAIPSLVPARMDRLPWTKFHWMIVVGLGVSWILDGLEIQLVSLVGNVLKEPETLHLTTSEVGLMASIYLAGEVVGALLFGRMTDRLGRRSLFIVTLLVYLIASGAAGLSWDLGSLLVFRFIAGMGIGGEYAAINSAIDELIPSKYRGRVDIGINGTYWAGALIGSAVGLLFLNTDIVAVEWGWRLCFLIGPVMGLVIIYLRRHIPESPRWLMTHGRVEEAERTVDQIEETVRRQGGELREVRDDEAIEVVDYPPVTYREIARVMLRDYRSRSFLGFSMMVTQAFLYNAIFFTYALVLKSYFGLNDSSVALYFFPFAIGNLAGPLLLGHLFDTVGRRKMILSTYTLSAVVLFITALLFNAGVLNAASLTGLWCVVFFFASAGASSAYLTVSEIFPIELRGQAISFFFAISQLTGGVIAPYLFASLIGEGDNPARGPLTVGYIVGAAVMLAGGIIAWVFGVDAEGKSLEAIAKPLSSKTGATRFQGPTPRLPATERRRADEP; from the coding sequence ATGAGCAGCGAACACGCGTTGGAGCACGGCAAGGCGATACCGAGTCTCGTGCCGGCCCGGATGGACCGGCTGCCCTGGACCAAGTTCCATTGGATGATCGTCGTCGGTCTGGGCGTCTCCTGGATCCTGGACGGCCTGGAGATCCAGCTGGTCTCCCTGGTCGGGAACGTGCTGAAGGAACCGGAGACCCTGCATCTGACCACCTCCGAGGTGGGTCTGATGGCGTCGATCTACCTGGCCGGTGAGGTGGTCGGCGCGCTCTTGTTCGGCCGGATGACCGACCGGCTCGGGCGACGCAGCCTGTTCATCGTCACGCTGCTGGTCTACCTGATCGCCTCCGGCGCGGCCGGCCTGTCCTGGGACCTCGGGTCGCTGCTGGTCTTCCGGTTCATTGCGGGGATGGGCATCGGCGGTGAGTACGCCGCGATCAACTCCGCGATCGACGAGCTGATCCCGTCGAAGTACCGCGGCCGCGTCGACATCGGCATCAACGGCACCTACTGGGCCGGTGCGCTGATCGGGTCCGCGGTCGGTCTGCTGTTCCTGAACACGGACATCGTCGCGGTCGAGTGGGGCTGGCGGCTGTGCTTCCTGATCGGCCCGGTGATGGGCCTGGTCATCATCTACCTGCGCCGGCACATCCCGGAGAGCCCGCGCTGGCTGATGACGCACGGCCGGGTCGAGGAGGCCGAGCGGACCGTCGACCAGATCGAGGAGACGGTACGGCGGCAGGGCGGCGAACTGCGCGAGGTCCGCGACGACGAGGCGATCGAGGTCGTCGACTACCCGCCGGTGACGTACCGCGAGATCGCCCGCGTGATGCTCCGCGACTACCGCAGCCGATCGTTCCTCGGCTTCTCGATGATGGTCACCCAGGCCTTTCTCTACAACGCGATCTTCTTCACCTACGCGCTGGTGCTGAAGTCGTACTTCGGCCTGAACGACTCCAGCGTCGCGCTGTACTTCTTCCCGTTCGCGATCGGCAACCTGGCCGGCCCGCTGCTGCTCGGGCACCTGTTCGACACCGTCGGCCGCCGGAAGATGATCCTCAGCACGTACACGCTGTCGGCCGTCGTCCTGTTCATCACCGCGTTGCTGTTCAACGCCGGCGTACTGAACGCCGCGTCGTTGACCGGGCTGTGGTGCGTGGTGTTCTTCTTCGCGTCGGCCGGTGCGTCCTCGGCGTACCTGACGGTGAGCGAGATCTTCCCGATCGAGCTGCGCGGGCAGGCGATCTCGTTCTTCTTCGCGATCTCGCAGCTGACCGGCGGCGTGATCGCGCCGTACCTGTTCGCCTCGCTGATCGGTGAGGGCGACAACCCGGCGCGCGGGCCGCTGACGGTCGGTTACATCGTCGGCGCGGCCGTGATGCTGGCCGGCGGGATCATCGCGTGGGTGTTCGGCGTGGACGCGGAAGGCAAGTCGCTGGAGGCCATCGCGAAGCCGCTGTCGTCGAAGACCGGAGCGACGCGCTTCCAGGGTCCGACGCCGCGTCTCCCGGCTACCGAACGGCGCCGGGCGGACGAACCCTAA
- a CDS encoding cobyric acid synthase: MGSLLIAGTTSDAGKTTVVTGLCRWLARQGVRVAPYKAQNMSNNSMVCADGTEIGRAQWIQAVAAGAEPEAAMNPVLLKPGSDRRSHVVLMGEPWGELTSRGFLTERAELAKAAFAAYDDLASRYDVVISEGAGSPTEINLRQSDYVNLGLAQHTKAPVVVVGDIDRGGVFASMFGTVALLDAADQALISGFLVNKFRGDVSLLQPGIDMLASVTGRPTYGVLPWLPELWLDSEDALDIPVRRASPGDLLTIAVVRFPRISNFTDLDALAVEPTNSVFFTTSPGEVRDADLVVLPGSRATSADLEWFRSLGLAEAVAARVADGRPVLGICGGYQMLGATISDPYEVESGGSSAGLGLLPVATTFAREKTLARPARTAYEIHHGVVEVVGDAEAFPGGCRSGNTWGTIWHGLLDDDSARHAFLAEVAGLTGKPAPDGSVSFAGLREERLDRLADMIDEYADTAALLHLIEHGAPPVPFIPPGAP; encoded by the coding sequence GTGGGTTCGCTGCTGATCGCCGGTACGACGTCCGACGCCGGGAAGACGACCGTCGTCACCGGGCTGTGCCGATGGCTGGCGCGGCAGGGTGTGCGGGTCGCGCCGTACAAGGCGCAGAACATGTCGAACAACTCGATGGTCTGCGCGGACGGCACCGAGATCGGCCGCGCGCAGTGGATCCAGGCCGTTGCCGCCGGCGCCGAGCCCGAGGCCGCGATGAACCCGGTCCTGCTCAAACCGGGCAGCGACCGGCGCAGCCACGTCGTCCTGATGGGTGAGCCGTGGGGCGAGTTGACGTCCCGCGGCTTCCTGACCGAGCGGGCGGAGCTGGCGAAGGCGGCGTTCGCGGCGTACGACGATCTCGCGTCGAGGTACGACGTGGTGATCAGCGAGGGCGCGGGCAGCCCGACCGAGATCAACCTGCGGCAGTCGGACTACGTGAACCTCGGCCTCGCGCAGCACACCAAGGCTCCGGTCGTCGTGGTCGGCGACATCGACCGCGGGGGAGTGTTCGCGTCGATGTTCGGCACGGTCGCGTTGCTCGACGCGGCCGATCAGGCCCTGATCAGCGGATTCCTGGTGAACAAGTTCCGCGGCGACGTCTCGCTGCTGCAGCCGGGGATCGACATGCTCGCCTCGGTCACCGGCCGGCCGACGTACGGCGTACTGCCGTGGCTGCCCGAGCTGTGGCTGGACTCCGAGGACGCGCTGGACATCCCGGTACGGCGTGCCTCGCCGGGTGACCTGTTGACGATCGCGGTGGTGCGGTTCCCGCGGATCAGCAACTTCACGGACCTCGACGCGCTCGCGGTGGAGCCGACCAACAGCGTGTTCTTCACCACGAGTCCGGGGGAGGTCCGCGACGCCGACCTGGTCGTGTTGCCGGGCTCGCGCGCGACCAGTGCGGATCTGGAGTGGTTCCGGTCGCTCGGTCTCGCCGAGGCTGTGGCGGCACGGGTCGCGGACGGCCGTCCGGTGCTCGGCATCTGCGGCGGTTATCAGATGCTCGGCGCAACGATCTCCGACCCGTACGAGGTCGAGTCGGGTGGCTCGTCGGCCGGTCTGGGGCTGTTGCCGGTAGCAACCACGTTCGCCCGCGAGAAGACGCTGGCGCGGCCGGCGCGAACGGCGTACGAGATCCATCATGGTGTCGTCGAGGTGGTTGGTGACGCGGAGGCGTTCCCAGGTGGGTGCCGCAGCGGCAACACGTGGGGCACGATCTGGCACGGTCTGCTCGACGACGACTCCGCGCGGCATGCGTTCCTCGCCGAGGTCGCCGGGCTCACCGGCAAGCCCGCGCCTGACGGCTCGGTCTCGTTCGCCGGCCTGCGCGAGGAGCGGCTGGACCGTCTCGCCGACATGATCGACGAATACGCCGACACCGCCGCGCTGCTGCACCTCATCGAGCACGGCGCACCACCCGTCCCGTTCATCCCACCAGGAGCCCCGTGA
- a CDS encoding DinB family protein, which translates to MKSHLQQYLQDTRALLLAKLDGIGEYDRRRPLVPSGTNLLGLVKHLVGIEQVYLGTSVGRPPEKALPWNEDGSVWGGADMWALPSESTEYITGLYREACAHSDRSIAELDLDHPAEVPHWAEGQRGTTFGALLVRVVDETAHHAGHADIVRELIDGQGGKDADMLDEAAWTDYYAQIQRAAETFRQPSDQV; encoded by the coding sequence GTGAAGTCCCACCTCCAGCAGTATCTCCAGGACACCCGTGCGCTGCTGCTTGCCAAGCTCGACGGGATCGGTGAGTACGACCGTCGGCGTCCGCTCGTGCCGTCCGGGACCAATCTGCTCGGGCTGGTGAAGCACCTCGTCGGCATCGAGCAGGTGTACCTCGGCACGAGTGTCGGTCGGCCACCGGAGAAGGCGCTGCCCTGGAACGAGGACGGTTCGGTCTGGGGCGGTGCCGACATGTGGGCGCTGCCGTCCGAGTCGACGGAGTACATCACCGGCCTCTACCGCGAGGCCTGCGCGCACAGCGACCGCTCCATCGCCGAGCTCGACCTGGACCACCCGGCCGAAGTTCCGCACTGGGCCGAGGGGCAACGCGGTACGACGTTCGGCGCGCTGCTCGTCCGCGTCGTCGACGAGACCGCCCACCACGCCGGCCACGCGGACATCGTCCGCGAACTGATCGACGGCCAGGGCGGCAAGGACGCAGACATGCTCGACGAGGCCGCCTGGACGGACTACTACGCCCAGATCCAGCGAGCCGCGGAGACGTTCCGCCAGCCCTCAGACCAGGTGTGA